In Oryza sativa Japonica Group chromosome 11, ASM3414082v1, the following are encoded in one genomic region:
- the LOC107276970 gene encoding WAT1-related protein At5g47470 yields the protein MEEGHELDRSIMAGRMSCHVAPKNRFSSSHLPPDNRAASIDRRRTTHRPMADHAVHVLSPPCVCATLVGAASFSSLRAAAAAAAASGDGHRGRERQKEEAAAAACSPWEDAVIAAGMMGVQLAGAAYMVVLAPAMERGLDPLFLVTFGSLANAAFTLPFSVALERRLLWPPAEQLLTGRLLLRFVLLALGGVTGFQALMLQGMKRTSPAIAAAMPNLTPGFIFVVAASLGLERVRLRCCYTWAKIVGTALCLGGAITMSVIQSATAPPYSPSPSSGWAAGCFCLLGAVVVVSCTTVLQAATMVGFPAPITLCTVTSFLGAALTAALQLVARGSLAGTGAGAGVVGLRAVLALVLVGGVVSSACVAFQAWALKKKGPVVVSMFSPTQTVGSAVFSAIFLGRVVKPGSVVGMILLFSGLYVVLWAKKKETTIINSDDSSMAVATKDGDDPEKQPLLSRRH from the exons ATGGAGGAGGGACacgagctcgatcgatcgatcatggcgGGACGCATGTCATGCCATGTCGCGCCCAAAAATAggttctcctcctcccacctcccGCCCGACAATCGAgcggcatcgatcgatcgacgacgTACGACCCACCGACCGATGGCCGACCACGCCGTGCACGTCCTCTCGCCGCCGTGCGTCTGCGCCACCCTCGTCGgagccgcctccttctcctccctccgtgccgccgccgccgccgccgccgcgagcggcGATGGTCatcgtggccgggagcggcagaaggaggaggcggccgcggcggcgtgctcGCCGTGGGAGGACGCGGTGATCGCGGCGGGGATGATGGGGGTGCAGCTCGCCGGGGCGGCGTACATGGTGGTGCTCGCGCCGGCGATGGAGCGGGGGCTCGACCCGCTCTTCCTCGTCACGTTCGGGAGCCTGGCCAACGCGGCGTTCACGCTCCCGTTCTCCGTCGCGCTGGAGCGGCGCCTCCTGTGGCCGCCGGCGGAGCAGCTGCTCACCGGCCGGCTCCTGCTCCGCTTCGTGCTCCTCGCGCTCGGCGGCGTCACGGGGTTCCAGGCGCTGATGCTGCAGGGGATGAAGCGGACGTcccccgccatcgccgccgccatgcccaACCTCACCCCGGGCTTCatcttcgtcgtcgccgcgtcCCTCGGCCTCGAGCGCGTCCGCCTCCGCTGCTGCTACACCTGGGCCAAGATCGTCGGCACCGCGCTCTGCCTCGGCGGCGCCATCACCATGAGCGTCATCCAGAGCGCCACGGCGCCGCCgtactcgccgtcgccgtcgtcggggtGGGCGGCGGGGTGCTTCTGCCTGCTGggcgccgtggtggtggtgtcgTGCACCACCGTGCTGCAGGCGGCGACGATGGTGGGGTTCCCGGCGCCGATCACGCTGTGCACCGTGACGTCGTTCCTGGGGgcggcgctgacggcggcgctGCAGCTGGTGGCGCGGGGGAGCCTGGCCGGCACCGGCGCGGGGGCGGGGGTCGTGGGGCTCCGCGCCGTGCTGGCGCTggtgctcgtcggcggcgtGGTGAGCTCGGCGTGCGTGGCGTTCCAGGCGTGGGCGCTGAAGAAGAAGGGCCCCGTGGTGGTGTCCATGTTCAGCCCCACGCAGACCGTCGGCTCCGCCGTCTTCTCGGCCATCTTCCTCGGCAGAGTCGTCAAGCCTGGAAG TGTGGTAGGGATGATTCTCCTCTTCTCGGGGCTGTATGTGGTGCTATGGGCAAAGAAGAAAGAGACCACCATCATCAACAGCGACGACTCATCCATGGCAGTGGCGACCAAGGATGGCGACGACCCAGAAAAGCAGCCACTCTTATCTCGACGACACTAA
- the LOC4350808 gene encoding glutathione S-transferase T1 codes for MQPLLKVYADRRSQPSRAIIIFCRVNRIDFEEVTVDLFKREHLSPEFKKINPMGQVPAIVDGRFRLFESHAILRYLATVFPGVADHWYPADLFTRAKLEAILDWHHSNLRRGAATFILNTVLAPSLGLPSSPQAAKEAEKVLFRSLGLIESMWLKGNAKFLLGNPQLSIADLSLVCEIMQLEVLGDSERDRILGPHEKIRSWVQNVKKATSPHFDEVHELIFKMKERMAAKRQSEPSKDLKTASKL; via the exons ATGCAGCCGCTGCTCAAGGTGTACGCCGACCGCCGGTCGCAGCCCAGCCGGGCCATAATCATCTTCTGCAG AGTGAACCGGATCGATTTCGAGGAGGTCACGGTGGATCTGTTCAAGCGCGAGCACCTGTCCCCTGAATTCAAGA AGATAAACCCAATGGGACAGGTGCCAGCAATCGTTGATGGGCGATTCAGATTGTTTGAGAG CCATGCCATTCTGAGGTATCTTGCAACGGTGTTCCCTGGAGTTGCAGATCACTG GTATCCTGCAGACCTGTTCACCAGAGCCAAACTTGAGGCCATCTTGGATTGGCATCATTCAAATTTGCGTCGTGGTGCAG CAACCTTCATACTGAACACCGTGTTGGCTCCTTCTCTTGGACTTCCGTCAAGCCCTCAGGCTGCAAAAGAGGCAGAGAAAGTACTGTTCCGGTCCCTGGGACTGATTGAATCTATGTGGCTCAAAGGCAACGCAAAGTTCTTACTGGGCAATCCTCAGCTATCAATCGCAGATCTTAGCCTTGTTTGTGAAATAATGCAATTGGAG GTCCTCGGTGATAGTGAACGCGACCGGATTCTTGGACCTCATGAGAAAATCCGCAGTTGGGTTCAGAATGTGAAGAAAGCCACAAGCCCTCATTTTGATGAAGTCCATGAGCTCATTTTCAAGATGAAGGAACGTATGGCTGCAAAGCGCCAATCTGAGCCGAGCAAAGACTTGAAGACAGCATCAAAGCTCTGA